In the genome of Lentisphaera araneosa HTCC2155, one region contains:
- a CDS encoding rhamnogalacturonan acetylesterase, with protein sequence MNILGLLILLMHVALAKENKLSIGLIGDSTVATTYGWGPAFALEVNKNVNVLNYAKNGAALDSLSSKLDVLLKQKPNYVIVQFGHNDMKRYDTKAYGDKLKNYVKRITNAGSKAIIFSSVTRRNFDKHGKIEPRMINGRSLADYAQVAKFIATEMHVPFIDLNSISIKHHNKIGPKLSATYNFTETDTTHFSKEGAKAIAALIIKELKSVIPELGTHFK encoded by the coding sequence ATGAATATTTTAGGACTCTTAATATTGCTCATGCATGTCGCTCTGGCAAAAGAGAACAAATTGAGTATCGGTTTAATAGGGGATTCAACAGTAGCCACAACCTATGGATGGGGACCTGCCTTTGCCTTAGAAGTCAATAAAAATGTCAATGTATTAAACTATGCTAAAAATGGTGCCGCACTCGACTCACTATCCTCAAAGCTAGATGTGCTCCTCAAGCAAAAACCTAATTATGTAATAGTGCAATTCGGGCATAACGATATGAAGCGATATGATACTAAAGCCTATGGTGATAAGCTGAAGAATTATGTAAAGAGAATTACAAATGCTGGCAGTAAAGCTATTATTTTTAGTTCAGTCACTCGTCGAAATTTTGATAAACATGGTAAAATTGAGCCTCGGATGATCAATGGTAGATCTCTGGCTGATTACGCGCAAGTAGCCAAGTTTATCGCTACAGAAATGCATGTGCCGTTCATTGACCTGAATTCAATCAGTATTAAACATCACAACAAGATAGGACCAAAGTTGAGTGCTACATATAATTTCACAGAAACTGACACGACCCATTTTAGTAAAGAGGGTGCCAAAGCCATTGCAGCGCTCATAATCAAGGAGCTAAAAAGTGTTATTCCAGAACTCGGAACGCACTTTAAATGA
- a CDS encoding type II secretion system protein, translating into MQRKKFTLIELLVVVAIIGILASLLMPSLSKAREKAKTAVCKSNQKQINLFLFSFLDDNDNYYPVNANANGAGSWDDKLSDYDGRNYTDAEKNANGIIGEDIKVYVCPSDEVARDDSTKARMSYGLNLGRIVWGQTNWRGYCRGITSWGPGEVPPYGSSRITDTIDPSDVIAMAERPHNTHYLGSSTANENLNVALDFPDAELPHDGLQGTNYLLMDGSVRKLNYFSTATTSSGSFSNNPVNNTMWDAHK; encoded by the coding sequence ATGCAAAGGAAAAAATTCACTCTCATAGAATTACTCGTCGTCGTGGCCATCATTGGTATACTGGCCAGTTTATTAATGCCCTCCTTGAGTAAAGCTCGAGAGAAAGCTAAAACTGCCGTATGTAAAAGCAACCAAAAACAAATTAACTTATTTCTTTTCTCATTTTTGGATGACAACGACAATTATTACCCAGTCAATGCCAATGCCAATGGCGCAGGGTCTTGGGATGATAAACTTTCTGATTATGATGGACGGAATTATACAGATGCAGAAAAAAATGCCAATGGTATCATCGGTGAAGATATAAAAGTTTATGTATGCCCCTCCGATGAAGTCGCCCGAGACGACAGCACAAAAGCACGCATGTCTTACGGATTAAACCTAGGTAGAATTGTATGGGGTCAAACTAACTGGCGAGGATATTGTCGTGGCATAACAAGTTGGGGGCCAGGAGAAGTCCCTCCTTATGGTTCATCCAGAATAACAGACACCATTGATCCTTCAGATGTCATCGCCATGGCGGAGCGTCCACATAACACGCACTACCTCGGCTCCAGTACAGCAAACGAAAATCTCAACGTTGCACTTGACTTCCCTGATGCTGAGCTCCCTCACGATGGCTTGCAAGGAACTAATTATTTATTAATGGACGGAAGTGTGCGAAAGCTCAATTACTTCTCTACAGCAACGACCTCCTCGGGTAGCTTTAGCAACAATCCAGTAAACAATACTATGTGGGATGCACATAAGTAA
- a CDS encoding DUF2797 domain-containing protein — translation MNQLIGNLEKMITSCPSNGGLVEYSLTMNGEAKLPLNSLLGKKISWSYQGQINCIHCGARTKKAVGQGSCWPCFNNLACNDLCIMKPETCHYANGTCRQPKWADEHCMTDQALYLARSSGVKIGITRGGNHLTRWADQGASEALVLGLFPSRLDVGKAEKAISSSGISDRTGWQKMLKHDVADTAFEPIIEQVHEILTDEQKQFLLETPQTIQLEYPHLQWPTKVKSVKLDKVPIYTATLIAIKGQYLIFDTNEVFNIRAHSGYNIAFSWED, via the coding sequence ATGAATCAGCTCATTGGTAATCTCGAAAAAATGATCACTTCCTGCCCCTCAAATGGCGGCTTAGTGGAATACTCACTCACTATGAATGGCGAAGCTAAACTTCCGCTCAATTCTTTACTCGGCAAGAAGATCTCGTGGTCATACCAAGGACAAATTAATTGTATCCATTGCGGCGCTCGCACAAAAAAGGCCGTTGGCCAAGGTTCATGCTGGCCCTGCTTCAATAACTTAGCCTGCAATGACCTCTGTATCATGAAACCAGAAACCTGTCACTATGCTAATGGTACTTGTCGTCAACCCAAGTGGGCCGATGAACATTGCATGACGGATCAAGCACTTTATTTAGCCCGTTCATCCGGTGTTAAAATCGGTATCACTCGTGGGGGCAATCACCTCACACGTTGGGCTGACCAAGGCGCTTCAGAAGCGCTCGTACTCGGACTTTTCCCCAGCCGCCTCGATGTGGGCAAGGCAGAAAAAGCGATCAGCTCAAGCGGAATTTCAGATCGCACGGGATGGCAAAAAATGCTCAAACACGATGTTGCGGACACCGCATTCGAGCCCATCATTGAACAAGTTCATGAGATCCTCACCGATGAGCAAAAGCAATTTTTGTTAGAAACTCCTCAGACCATTCAACTTGAGTACCCGCACTTGCAATGGCCAACAAAAGTAAAATCTGTCAAACTCGATAAAGTCCCCATCTACACCGCGACTCTTATCGCCATCAAAGGTCAGTACCTCATTTTTGACACTAACGAAGTCTTTAATATCCGTGCCCACTCAGGCTACAACATCGCTTTTTCTTGGGAAGACTAA
- the larE gene encoding ATP-dependent sacrificial sulfur transferase LarE: protein MNKELTEKLLQVKQELQSLDSLAIAYSGGVDSSLLAALAYEFISPEKVELIIADSPSIPRSELKEAKALAEERNWDLTIIYTHEIDNPNYQENSGDRCYYCKSELFSEMSAYAKEKDIRTLAYGAILDDLSDHRPGAKAAAEHAVIAPLQILSKEEIRELSRERDLPTASRASFACLASRLPVGEKVTVQKLTQIEMAEEVLKEQKFYQYRARHHGDLLRIEVEEEAIERFLDKDFRKNILSQLKKVGYRHITLDLAGYRTGSTH from the coding sequence ATGAATAAAGAACTCACAGAGAAACTCCTTCAAGTTAAACAAGAACTTCAAAGTCTCGATAGCCTCGCCATTGCCTACTCTGGTGGGGTTGACTCCAGCCTTCTTGCCGCCTTAGCCTATGAGTTCATCTCACCTGAAAAAGTTGAACTCATCATTGCTGATTCCCCCTCTATTCCGCGCTCGGAACTCAAAGAAGCCAAAGCTTTAGCTGAAGAAAGGAATTGGGATTTAACTATTATCTACACTCACGAGATTGATAACCCCAACTACCAAGAAAACTCTGGTGACCGCTGTTACTACTGCAAATCGGAGCTCTTTTCCGAAATGTCGGCTTATGCTAAAGAAAAAGATATTCGCACTTTAGCTTATGGAGCCATCTTAGATGACTTGAGCGATCACCGCCCTGGCGCAAAAGCGGCAGCAGAACATGCCGTCATTGCCCCACTGCAAATCCTTAGTAAAGAAGAAATTCGTGAGCTCTCGCGGGAACGTGATTTACCTACGGCTTCACGCGCCTCTTTTGCCTGCTTAGCTTCACGCTTGCCCGTGGGTGAAAAAGTCACTGTACAAAAACTCACTCAAATCGAAATGGCCGAAGAAGTCCTGAAGGAACAAAAATTTTATCAATACCGCGCCCGTCATCACGGCGATCTCTTGCGAATTGAAGTTGAAGAAGAGGCGATTGAGCGCTTTTTAGACAAAGACTTTCGCAAAAACATTTTAAGCCAGCTCAAAAAAGTTGGCTATCGTCATATCACTTTAGATCTCGCGGGTTACCGCACGGGATCAACCCACTAA
- the mtaB gene encoding tRNA (N(6)-L-threonylcarbamoyladenosine(37)-C(2))-methylthiotransferase MtaB yields MTPTENLETKKASVYTLGCRLNQSESSVMEQGLKEQGFDIVDFKGESNIAIVNTCTVTARADSDCRNVIRSYIRRNPDAFVAVVGCYSQMGYKTLAEIEGVDLIIGNQDKMSVLDYVKMGKNEKPLIIRDRIVKEDFTIDTMGQSDSKTRANLKIQDGCDFMCTFCIIPMARGRSRSRDMENLLEEARTLIGQGFREIVITGVNVATYDSQGRTFLDVIDRLNELEGIERIRISSIEPTTIPEKIFDYMADPNHALVPYLHIPLQSGSDKVLKIMKRRYERQEFLDFIKMASERVPDLCIGTDVMVGMCGEDEKEFEDTCDFLIKSPVNYFHVFTFSERDGTPAVKMEEKVHPKEKSHRSSVLRAISERKRLKFYNDYIGREFDVLFESGHDGLWTGYTENFIRVSVEYPGNLSRHIRRVKITHTVADFAMAELVDE; encoded by the coding sequence ATGACCCCAACAGAAAATTTAGAAACAAAAAAAGCTAGTGTATATACTCTCGGATGCCGACTCAATCAGTCGGAATCATCCGTCATGGAACAAGGACTCAAAGAACAAGGGTTTGATATCGTCGATTTTAAAGGCGAATCAAATATAGCTATTGTAAACACCTGTACTGTCACCGCTCGTGCCGACTCGGACTGCCGTAATGTCATCCGTTCGTACATCCGCCGCAACCCCGATGCCTTTGTGGCTGTGGTTGGTTGCTACTCACAAATGGGCTACAAAACTCTCGCAGAAATCGAGGGTGTCGATCTCATCATCGGCAACCAAGATAAAATGTCTGTGCTTGATTACGTCAAGATGGGTAAAAACGAGAAGCCGCTCATCATTCGTGACCGCATTGTTAAAGAAGATTTCACGATCGACACCATGGGTCAATCCGACTCAAAAACTCGCGCCAACCTCAAAATCCAAGATGGTTGCGACTTCATGTGTACTTTCTGCATTATCCCCATGGCTCGTGGCCGTTCTCGCTCTCGTGACATGGAAAATCTTTTAGAAGAAGCCCGCACACTCATTGGCCAAGGTTTTAGAGAAATCGTCATCACTGGTGTCAATGTGGCAACGTATGATTCCCAAGGAAGAACTTTCCTCGACGTCATCGATCGCCTCAACGAGCTCGAAGGAATCGAACGCATTCGCATTAGTTCCATCGAGCCCACCACTATTCCCGAGAAGATCTTTGACTACATGGCGGACCCCAATCACGCTTTAGTTCCTTATTTGCATATCCCACTTCAAAGTGGATCTGATAAAGTTCTCAAGATCATGAAACGCCGCTATGAACGTCAAGAATTCCTCGACTTTATCAAGATGGCTTCAGAACGCGTTCCCGACCTCTGCATCGGCACTGATGTCATGGTTGGTATGTGCGGCGAAGACGAAAAAGAATTCGAAGATACTTGTGACTTCCTAATTAAATCACCGGTGAATTATTTCCACGTTTTTACTTTTTCTGAACGCGATGGAACTCCCGCAGTTAAAATGGAGGAAAAAGTACATCCTAAAGAAAAATCACATCGCTCCTCCGTTCTACGCGCGATCAGCGAACGCAAACGTTTAAAGTTTTATAATGACTACATCGGAAGGGAATTTGATGTTCTTTTCGAATCAGGTCACGATGGCTTATGGACCGGTTACACCGAGAACTTCATCCGCGTCTCCGTCGAGTATCCCGGCAACCTTAGCCGTCATATTCGCCGCGTTAAAATCACTCATACTGTTGCGGACTTCGCAATGGCCGAATTAGTCGATGAATAA
- a CDS encoding leucyl aminopeptidase yields MDIHFITNCEIEPEVDCLVIPAWENEVHVAINSSLIALEDQTSLNLINDRGTISGKDLFYLPTPMSAYRGILILGLGKKEGDMSHKFRNAAGKAVGLLQKYKKHHLLLELEHAPELQTRHFVAAVNLAQYEHTAFKTKASETIKVDNLCVHLCTSKEITIEQIKANRAQTFTECANYARDLGNAPGNALTPKILAEKARELAKETESEIEVLGETDMEKLGMGALLSVSQGSSEEAQLITLKHTHPSASKTVAIVGKGLTFDAGGTSLKPSKGMQDMKFDMCGAAAVLGAFKAICECNAAINVVCVVPSSENLINGDATKPGDIVTSYSGKTIEIYNTDAEGRLILCDAMAYTVEKHKPDVMVDVATLTGAAIVALGHEMAAVISEDEELQGELIEAGKQVHERLWPLPINDDYKSLLKGKDADLCNIGPPYAGTVTAACFLSNFTGDTRWAHLDIAGTAWGMKGCSYINENLASGFGARLLAKWLMNISE; encoded by the coding sequence ATGGACATACATTTTATCACGAACTGCGAAATTGAACCTGAAGTCGACTGCCTCGTTATCCCTGCTTGGGAGAACGAAGTCCATGTCGCCATCAATAGTTCTTTAATCGCTTTAGAAGATCAAACTTCACTCAACCTTATTAATGATCGTGGTACAATTTCTGGAAAAGATCTTTTTTATCTCCCCACTCCCATGAGTGCTTATCGTGGCATCCTCATTTTAGGTCTCGGTAAAAAAGAAGGCGACATGAGCCATAAGTTCCGCAATGCTGCGGGCAAAGCTGTAGGGCTTTTACAGAAGTACAAAAAGCACCACCTACTCCTCGAACTTGAACACGCACCAGAACTTCAAACGCGCCACTTCGTTGCCGCAGTTAACCTCGCTCAATACGAACACACGGCCTTTAAAACAAAAGCTTCTGAAACAATCAAAGTCGATAACCTCTGTGTGCACCTTTGCACAAGTAAAGAAATCACTATCGAACAGATCAAAGCTAATCGTGCTCAGACTTTCACGGAATGTGCTAATTATGCACGTGACTTAGGCAATGCCCCAGGCAACGCCCTCACACCTAAAATCCTTGCGGAAAAAGCTCGCGAACTCGCCAAAGAAACTGAGTCCGAAATCGAAGTGCTTGGCGAAACAGATATGGAGAAACTCGGCATGGGCGCCCTACTCTCTGTTTCCCAAGGTTCTTCTGAAGAAGCTCAGCTCATCACTCTCAAACACACTCACCCAAGTGCCAGTAAAACAGTTGCCATCGTCGGTAAAGGTTTAACTTTTGACGCGGGTGGCACAAGCCTTAAGCCAAGTAAAGGCATGCAAGACATGAAGTTCGATATGTGTGGTGCAGCCGCCGTACTCGGTGCTTTCAAAGCTATCTGCGAATGCAACGCTGCTATCAACGTCGTTTGCGTTGTTCCAAGCTCAGAAAACTTGATCAATGGCGATGCAACGAAGCCTGGCGACATCGTCACTTCATACAGTGGTAAAACCATCGAAATCTACAATACTGATGCTGAAGGCCGACTCATCCTCTGTGATGCGATGGCTTATACAGTCGAAAAGCACAAGCCTGATGTCATGGTCGACGTAGCCACTCTTACGGGTGCTGCCATCGTTGCTTTAGGCCATGAAATGGCTGCAGTGATCTCGGAAGACGAGGAACTCCAAGGCGAGCTTATTGAAGCAGGCAAACAAGTTCACGAACGTCTTTGGCCTTTGCCGATCAACGACGACTACAAATCTTTACTTAAGGGCAAAGACGCTGACCTCTGTAACATTGGCCCTCCCTATGCTGGCACAGTAACGGCTGCTTGTTTCCTCTCAAACTTCACCGGCGATACTCGCTGGGCTCACCTCGATATTGCAGGAACTGCTTGGGGAATGAAAGGCTGCTCATATATTAACGAAAACCTTGCCAGTGGCTTTGGAGCTCGACTCCTAGCAAAATGGCTCATGAATATCTCAGAATGA
- a CDS encoding HAD family hydrolase has translation MKRVKHIFWDWNGTLLNDVDLCVHVTGNFLQERHDKLLDREMYLKEFGFPVIDFYKKIGIELKEEDYGQMSIDWIGAYNQSFGEFAELHNGVGEVLLGLQKLGYKQSILSACEKGLLDTLVKKFDLWDHFDSVHGVEDFKAHGKVDLAHSAVRASQLKAEECMLIGDTMHDYEVAREAGMQCLLIGGGHQNSDRLRATGCEVLEDISQVLNKFKNI, from the coding sequence ATGAAACGCGTAAAACATATCTTTTGGGACTGGAACGGAACCCTATTAAATGACGTTGACCTCTGTGTTCACGTAACGGGTAACTTTTTACAAGAGCGCCATGATAAATTATTGGATCGCGAGATGTACCTGAAAGAATTTGGTTTTCCAGTGATAGATTTTTACAAAAAGATTGGAATTGAACTCAAAGAAGAAGATTACGGTCAGATGTCGATAGACTGGATTGGAGCTTATAATCAATCTTTTGGTGAATTTGCCGAACTCCATAATGGAGTCGGAGAAGTTTTGCTAGGCCTGCAAAAGTTGGGTTACAAACAATCGATTTTGTCAGCCTGTGAAAAGGGGCTTTTGGATACATTAGTAAAAAAATTCGACTTGTGGGATCATTTTGATTCAGTTCATGGGGTTGAAGACTTCAAAGCTCATGGGAAAGTGGATTTGGCGCACTCTGCTGTGCGTGCGAGTCAGCTTAAGGCAGAAGAATGTATGCTTATTGGCGATACGATGCACGATTATGAAGTGGCGCGAGAAGCCGGAATGCAGTGTTTGCTAATTGGGGGAGGTCACCAAAATTCCGACCGTCTCAGAGCAACAGGCTGCGAAGTACTTGAGGATATCAGTCAAGTACTCAATAAATTTAAAAATATATAA
- a CDS encoding aspartate kinase codes for MSKHTVEKIGGTSMSRFGEIVDNVILGNRKENEIYNRVFVVSAYGGITNALLEHKKTGEPGVYQYFKDGDQRWEEALDKVTEQMKAVNEEMVAAGLNLEEANSYVDQRVEGIRNCLRDICRICSYGHFHLDEFLMAARELLSSVGEAHSAWNSVNILNNRGINALLIDLTGWKDNEAKPFAEKIESEFAGVDYANNICVATGYTKCKEGLMHTFDRGYSEITFSKIACVTEAREGVIHKEFHLSSGDPNLMGLEKVEIIGRTNFDVADQLADLGMEAIHPKASKEMENLSIPIRVTNAFEPEHPGTLIDTSFRSEFPRVEMVTGRDDILAIEVHDPDMVGESGYDFRIMEVFAKHKVSYTAKNTNANTITHFLPEKDVKEQFMLDLKANFQGAEVSMKEVAIVSAIGSNMNKPGFLSRSAEDLAQNQINILAVNQCMRQVNMQFVVERHDYEKALKSLHKGLVEEEK; via the coding sequence ATGTCTAAACATACAGTTGAAAAAATTGGTGGCACTTCGATGTCTCGTTTTGGCGAGATTGTGGATAATGTCATTTTGGGTAATCGCAAAGAAAATGAGATTTACAACAGAGTTTTTGTGGTGAGTGCCTATGGTGGAATTACGAATGCTTTGTTAGAGCACAAAAAAACTGGTGAGCCAGGTGTTTATCAGTACTTCAAAGATGGTGATCAGCGCTGGGAAGAAGCCCTTGATAAAGTGACGGAGCAGATGAAAGCAGTCAACGAAGAAATGGTGGCTGCGGGACTCAATCTCGAAGAAGCTAATAGTTATGTGGATCAGCGCGTTGAAGGGATTCGCAATTGCTTAAGAGATATTTGCCGCATTTGTTCTTATGGGCACTTTCACTTAGACGAATTTTTAATGGCGGCACGTGAATTATTGAGTTCAGTCGGTGAAGCACACTCGGCGTGGAACTCAGTTAATATTCTCAATAATCGTGGCATCAATGCTCTGCTGATTGATTTGACTGGCTGGAAAGATAATGAAGCCAAGCCTTTTGCCGAAAAGATTGAAAGCGAATTTGCGGGCGTTGATTACGCCAATAATATTTGTGTCGCGACGGGTTACACGAAATGTAAAGAAGGCTTGATGCATACTTTCGATCGCGGTTATAGTGAAATTACTTTCTCTAAAATTGCCTGTGTAACTGAAGCGCGCGAAGGCGTAATTCACAAAGAATTCCACTTGTCCTCAGGTGACCCCAATCTCATGGGTTTAGAAAAAGTTGAGATTATCGGCAGAACCAATTTTGACGTAGCCGACCAACTCGCCGATTTGGGCATGGAAGCCATTCACCCTAAAGCCTCCAAAGAAATGGAGAACTTAAGTATTCCAATCCGCGTCACAAATGCTTTTGAGCCTGAGCACCCAGGGACTTTGATCGACACGAGTTTCCGCAGTGAGTTCCCAAGGGTAGAAATGGTGACGGGTCGCGATGATATTTTAGCCATTGAAGTACACGACCCCGACATGGTGGGAGAAAGTGGTTATGATTTCAGAATCATGGAAGTTTTTGCTAAACATAAAGTGAGCTATACAGCTAAGAATACGAACGCCAATACCATTACGCATTTCTTGCCTGAGAAAGATGTGAAAGAACAATTCATGCTCGATTTGAAAGCGAATTTTCAAGGTGCTGAAGTTAGTATGAAGGAAGTGGCGATTGTCTCAGCGATTGGAAGTAACATGAATAAGCCCGGTTTCCTTTCGAGATCAGCGGAAGATTTAGCTCAAAATCAAATTAATATTTTGGCAGTCAACCAATGCATGCGTCAGGTTAATATGCAGTTTGTCGTTGAACGTCACGATTACGAAAAAGCCCTTAAGTCCTTACACAAAGGTCTCGTAGAAGAAGAGAAATAA
- the hemG gene encoding protoporphyrinogen oxidase, which translates to MPEKTHRIAVVGAGLSGLATAYFLGKELPDAEITVFEEESAAGGKILSERKAEFPHEMGPNGFLSSRREIFELCQELGLEVLFANEDAAKRYLWMDGALKRIPEGPVSMMTWGELSLKTKLSLFGDIFKKPRLEEDESLYDFVSQQFTEEFAMKIADPFVAGVFAADPKKLSMRSAFPAVFEAQRSHGSVIKGMKAAYKEKVEKGLAPAKRKRGRLCSLRGGMRSLPAELSKRVNLKSDTQVTTLNVEDEKPILCFDGQQHDFDAVIFATPADRTSEMMTAAMPGVAENLVHVPYTPVGVAVCGFSKTLDIPRGFGFLVPSNQESRVLGVLFSSQIFPENHAEGTTLRVMFGGAREPGLLDLSEEELKEIIAKELKEKLGVDDAMDFFRVIPWKRAIPMYELGHHKKVEYIQNALREKSIFITGTSLYGVSMNDCIVSGQNCAEQVKNYLRSKYD; encoded by the coding sequence ATGCCTGAGAAGACTCACAGAATTGCAGTTGTTGGTGCGGGGCTTAGTGGCCTCGCAACCGCCTATTTTTTGGGTAAAGAATTACCCGATGCCGAGATCACTGTGTTCGAAGAAGAGTCTGCTGCGGGCGGAAAAATTTTAAGTGAGCGTAAAGCCGAGTTTCCCCATGAAATGGGACCCAATGGCTTTTTATCGAGTCGTCGCGAAATTTTTGAATTGTGTCAAGAATTGGGACTAGAAGTTTTGTTTGCCAATGAAGACGCAGCCAAACGCTACCTGTGGATGGATGGAGCCTTAAAGCGCATTCCTGAAGGGCCAGTTTCGATGATGACCTGGGGCGAGTTGAGTTTAAAAACGAAACTTAGCCTCTTCGGTGATATCTTTAAAAAACCAAGGTTAGAAGAAGACGAGAGCCTTTATGATTTCGTGAGCCAGCAATTTACGGAAGAGTTTGCGATGAAAATTGCCGACCCATTTGTAGCGGGAGTTTTTGCTGCGGACCCGAAAAAACTTTCTATGCGTTCGGCTTTTCCTGCAGTTTTTGAGGCTCAGCGTTCTCATGGCTCGGTCATTAAAGGCATGAAAGCGGCTTACAAAGAAAAAGTTGAGAAGGGTTTAGCTCCAGCTAAGCGCAAGCGTGGGCGACTTTGTAGTCTGAGGGGAGGTATGCGATCTTTACCAGCTGAGTTGTCTAAGCGTGTGAACCTAAAGAGTGATACACAAGTCACAACTCTCAATGTAGAAGATGAGAAACCTATATTATGTTTTGATGGGCAACAGCATGATTTTGATGCTGTCATCTTTGCGACGCCCGCAGATCGTACCAGTGAAATGATGACAGCTGCCATGCCAGGCGTTGCTGAAAATTTGGTTCATGTACCTTACACACCGGTGGGAGTGGCCGTTTGCGGTTTCAGCAAAACTTTAGATATCCCTCGTGGCTTTGGTTTTTTGGTTCCCAGTAATCAAGAGTCGCGAGTTTTGGGCGTCTTATTCTCATCTCAAATCTTTCCAGAAAATCATGCCGAAGGTACAACCTTACGAGTGATGTTTGGTGGAGCTAGAGAGCCTGGATTATTGGATCTGAGTGAAGAAGAGCTCAAAGAAATTATCGCCAAAGAACTCAAAGAAAAACTGGGTGTTGATGATGCCATGGACTTTTTCCGAGTCATCCCTTGGAAGCGTGCGATCCCCATGTACGAATTAGGTCATCACAAGAAAGTCGAATATATTCAAAATGCTTTACGTGAGAAATCAATTTTTATTACGGGGACTTCACTGTATGGTGTTTCAATGAATGACTGCATTGTTTCAGGGCAAAATTGCGCTGAGCAAGTGAAAAATTATTTGAGATCAAAATATGACTAA
- the ccsA gene encoding cytochrome c biogenesis protein CcsA: MTNVLFFSVYALFMLSVTGFCTHALRRDKKSFVFGTLSSLMGFLGLTVLLITQVFNSEIDNLLLTNWLMAVIYYYTAYKTKNRLLGTAFMPIVLVLMTFVVFNDGTSLLTKTSYDGQFFLFMHQALLIAAFAIFFFTFAQSVTYLVKLRALKNHKEMALDQELPSLDRLQQVFSVSFNRGWSAMTVGIAFAVIYYFKKDSEGFNELKVIWGSILWVVYTVLFAMYNAKKMTCRTLARFVTILFLAFIIFYGCISTFAPAAEPVFTEVQK; the protein is encoded by the coding sequence ATGACTAATGTACTATTTTTCAGCGTGTACGCGCTCTTTATGCTCTCGGTTACTGGGTTTTGTACACATGCCCTAAGACGAGATAAAAAGAGTTTTGTCTTTGGTACTTTAAGCTCACTTATGGGTTTTTTGGGTCTTACTGTGTTGTTGATTACTCAGGTTTTTAATTCAGAAATTGACAATTTATTATTAACCAACTGGTTGATGGCAGTGATTTATTATTACACGGCCTACAAAACAAAAAATCGCTTACTCGGTACGGCGTTTATGCCGATTGTTTTAGTCTTGATGACTTTTGTTGTGTTCAATGACGGTACGAGTTTGTTGACAAAGACGTCTTATGATGGCCAGTTCTTTTTATTCATGCACCAAGCTTTGTTGATTGCGGCCTTCGCAATTTTCTTTTTCACCTTTGCGCAAAGTGTGACTTACCTTGTTAAATTGAGAGCGCTTAAGAATCACAAAGAGATGGCTTTGGACCAAGAACTTCCTTCGCTGGACCGATTGCAACAAGTATTTAGTGTGTCGTTTAATCGTGGTTGGTCAGCAATGACCGTGGGTATAGCTTTTGCGGTGATTTATTATTTTAAAAAAGACTCCGAGGGTTTTAACGAGCTCAAAGTTATTTGGGGTAGCATCCTTTGGGTTGTTTATACAGTTTTATTCGCCATGTATAATGCCAAGAAAATGACTTGCCGTACTCTGGCGCGCTTTGTCACCATTTTGTTTTTGGCCTTCATTATTTTCTATGGTTGCATTAGTACTTTTGCACCTGCTGCTGAGCCCGTGTTCACGGAGGTGCAGAAATGA